TCCGATACCAATTTTTGTTTTCAAATATCAAACAAAAAATTAATTGGAAAAGATAACCGCAAGAAAAGCCAAAAGACTTTGTAATACCAGCTTTTCTTAGATGTTTTAGTACCTGTAATTCTTTAAATGTGGATGTTAGTTCATTTGGTAGTTGCTTATTTTGATCATTATTCGTTATCATATAGGAGACACCTCTTCTGTATGGTTATGTGGATTCTTATCAAATCAACTATACCAAACAATGAGGTGTTTTTTCATGTCTTTTTATTTGTAAATGACCATACTTAAATAGCTACTAGCATTACAGCCTGTTGAACGAATTACATTTTTCTAAGTGCGAAAGTTGAGTTA
The window above is part of the Bacillaceae bacterium S4-13-56 genome. Proteins encoded here:
- a CDS encoding IS4 family transposase, producing the protein MITNNDQNKQLPNELTSTFKELQVLKHLRKAGITKSFGFSCGYLFQLIFCLIFENKNWYR